The Devosia sp. A16 genome includes a window with the following:
- the lpxC gene encoding UDP-3-O-acyl-N-acetylglucosamine deacetylase: protein MHKLSARQRTLADALEFSGIGVHSGAPVTLTLEPAAPDSGYTVTRLLDDGRRIGPVPVHFSRVTRTTLCTTLDLGDSVSVATVEHVVSALSGMGVDNAHMVLTGAECPIIDGSAWPFVQGIQQVGLMVQPAPRRYIKIMRQVLVRNNEASAALEPYNGRMLDLEIDFDSRVIGRQRMIFDWTPRKYYDDVSRARTFGFVRDAKILRQAGYALGSSMENSITVHEDRILNPGGLRYEDEFVRHKLLDAIGDLALCGLPIYGRFRSYKGGHALNALVLHGLFASEANYEIVTADQLPVAFDALDDMPDGLNVQSYLRSVG, encoded by the coding sequence ATGCATAAACTTTCGGCGCGGCAGCGTACTTTGGCCGATGCGCTCGAATTCAGCGGTATCGGGGTTCACTCCGGCGCTCCTGTTACCCTCACGCTCGAGCCTGCCGCGCCCGACAGCGGTTATACGGTGACGCGCCTGCTCGATGACGGCCGCCGCATCGGCCCGGTGCCGGTGCACTTCTCGCGCGTGACGCGCACGACGCTGTGCACGACGCTGGATCTGGGCGACAGCGTATCGGTGGCAACCGTCGAGCACGTGGTTTCCGCGCTCTCCGGCATGGGCGTGGACAATGCCCACATGGTGCTGACTGGCGCCGAATGCCCGATCATCGACGGCAGCGCCTGGCCGTTCGTGCAGGGCATCCAGCAGGTCGGCCTGATGGTGCAGCCGGCGCCGCGCCGCTACATCAAGATCATGCGCCAGGTGCTGGTGCGCAACAACGAGGCGTCCGCCGCGCTCGAGCCGTATAACGGCCGCATGCTGGACCTCGAGATCGATTTCGACAGCCGCGTCATCGGCCGGCAGCGGATGATCTTCGACTGGACCCCGCGCAAGTATTACGACGACGTCTCACGCGCCCGCACCTTCGGCTTCGTGCGTGACGCCAAGATTCTCCGCCAGGCCGGCTATGCGCTCGGCTCCTCGATGGAAAATTCGATCACCGTGCACGAGGATCGGATTCTCAATCCGGGTGGCCTGCGCTACGAAGACGAGTTCGTCCGTCACAAGCTGCTCGACGCCATCGGCGATCTGGCGCTGTGCGGGCTGCCGATCTACGGGCGGTTCCGTTCTTACAAGGGTGGTCACGCGCTCAATGCGCTGGTCCTGCATGGCCTGTTCGCCAGCGAGGCCAATTACGAGATCGTCACCGCCGATCAGTTGCCCGTTGCCTTCGATGCACTCGATGACATGCCCGACGGGCTCAACGTTCAGTCCTATCTGCGCTCGGTTGGTTGA
- the ftsZ gene encoding cell division protein FtsZ — translation MTINLTIPDIQELKPRITVFGVGGAGGNAVNNMIASGLSGVDFVCANTDAQALALSSAQRIIQLGVSVTEGLGAGSHPEVGRAAAEESYDEINDHLSGAHMVFITAGMGGGTGTGAAPVVARAAREQGILTVGVVTKPFQFEGNRRSRLAEDGIDELHRHVDTLIVIPNQNLFRVANEKTTFADAFKMADQVLYSGVACITDLMVKEGLINLDFADVRAVMRGMGKAMMGTGEASGEDRARHAAEAAIANPLLDDVSMQGARGLLISITGGPDLTLYEVDEAASRIREEVDSDANIILGATFDPDMTGTIRVSVVATGTDATMVQALEPMKANPSRQPLQAAVMRQAMPERAPVVEAQAEPEFETQVEQAVAEAISYAEPSYQEYQEDDGITVEPYIPQASHTQLEEAPRLIEAPIPSAYVPSSAERPDGQRRMPRTEEFPAVARQSLSAQEKQEPEPRNARALFKRLASNVGISLKSNEAARAEPAVEPSADDAAARSAIEAGGARNARVSASAEGARGNADQYGRAPVQPAQKEHIEIPAFLRKHG, via the coding sequence ATGACCATCAACCTCACCATTCCGGACATTCAAGAACTGAAGCCCCGCATCACCGTATTCGGTGTCGGCGGCGCCGGCGGCAACGCGGTCAACAACATGATCGCCTCGGGCCTGTCTGGAGTGGACTTCGTCTGCGCCAACACCGACGCACAGGCCCTGGCCCTCTCCAGCGCGCAGCGGATCATCCAGTTGGGCGTCTCGGTTACCGAGGGGCTCGGCGCCGGTTCGCACCCGGAAGTGGGCAGGGCGGCCGCCGAGGAAAGCTACGACGAGATCAATGATCACCTGAGCGGCGCTCACATGGTGTTCATCACTGCGGGCATGGGTGGCGGCACCGGCACCGGCGCGGCGCCGGTAGTGGCCCGTGCGGCTCGCGAGCAGGGCATCCTGACGGTCGGTGTGGTCACCAAGCCGTTCCAGTTCGAAGGCAACCGCCGTTCGCGCCTCGCCGAAGACGGCATCGACGAGTTGCACAGGCACGTCGACACGCTGATCGTGATCCCGAACCAGAACCTGTTCCGGGTCGCCAACGAGAAGACCACCTTTGCAGACGCCTTCAAGATGGCGGATCAGGTGCTCTATTCCGGCGTCGCCTGCATCACCGACCTGATGGTCAAGGAAGGCCTGATCAACCTCGACTTCGCCGACGTACGCGCCGTGATGCGCGGCATGGGCAAGGCCATGATGGGGACGGGCGAGGCCTCCGGCGAGGATCGTGCGCGGCATGCGGCCGAGGCGGCGATCGCCAACCCGCTGCTCGACGATGTATCGATGCAGGGCGCGCGCGGCCTCCTGATCTCGATCACCGGCGGTCCGGACCTTACCCTCTACGAAGTGGACGAGGCGGCGAGCCGCATCCGTGAGGAAGTCGACTCGGATGCCAACATCATCCTGGGTGCGACCTTCGATCCGGACATGACCGGCACGATCCGTGTCTCGGTCGTCGCCACCGGCACCGATGCTACGATGGTTCAGGCGCTCGAGCCGATGAAGGCCAACCCGTCGCGCCAGCCTCTGCAGGCAGCGGTGATGCGCCAGGCCATGCCGGAGCGCGCTCCGGTGGTCGAGGCGCAGGCTGAGCCGGAATTCGAGACTCAGGTCGAGCAGGCTGTGGCCGAGGCGATCTCCTACGCCGAGCCGAGCTACCAGGAATACCAGGAAGACGACGGCATCACCGTCGAGCCCTATATCCCGCAGGCCAGCCACACGCAGCTCGAGGAAGCGCCGCGACTCATCGAGGCGCCGATTCCCAGTGCCTATGTGCCTTCGAGCGCCGAGCGGCCGGACGGTCAGCGCCGCATGCCGCGCACCGAGGAGTTCCCGGCTGTTGCAAGGCAGTCACTGAGCGCGCAAGAAAAGCAGGAGCCGGAGCCGCGCAACGCGCGTGCCCTGTTCAAGCGCCTCGCCTCCAACGTGGGCATTAGCCTTAAGTCGAATGAAGCCGCGCGGGCCGAACCGGCGGTCGAGCCGAGCGCCGACGACGCTGCCGCGCGCAGCGCCATCGAGGCCGGAGGCGCCCGGAATGCGCGGGTTTCGGCTAGCGCCGAGGGCGCCCGGGGCAATGCCGACCAGTATGGTCGCGCACCCGTGCAGCCGGCTCAGAAAGAGCACATCGAGATCCCTGCCTTCCTCCGCAAGCACGGCTAA
- the ftsA gene encoding cell division protein FtsA — protein sequence MMTDALTARLKPVQPGRTSLVTVLDIGSTKICCVIARLVPRTEGKSLRGRTHNVEVIGFGYGPSSGIKSGVITDLDKAEQAVRTVVGIAERSAGVTVQSVIVNVTAGRLGSETFSAGVNLGGQEVERADIQRVLRAVNERSVRPERSIIHALPIGYALDGQKGIKDPKNMVGEKLSIDVAVISAETLAMRNIELVLHRCHLQIEALMATPYASGLATLVDDESSLGVACIDFGGATTTVSVFSDGQLVYADAIAIGGHHLTLDIARHLSVGIADAERLKTMYGSVLPAQTDERDMIAITPVGATRDEAPGQIPRSHITRIIRPRVEEVLTAIKDRMQATGMMDICGRRFVLTGGASELTGLPEVARRVLARNVRNGRPMGIAGLPEMAKGPAFATVAGMLIYPQVCAQEYVEPHRSVRLTGTDGYFARVGNWLRTSF from the coding sequence ATGATGACCGATGCCCTGACCGCGCGGCTCAAGCCAGTTCAGCCGGGCCGTACCTCCCTGGTGACGGTGCTGGACATCGGCTCGACCAAGATCTGCTGCGTGATCGCACGGCTGGTGCCGCGCACGGAAGGCAAGTCGCTGCGCGGCCGCACCCACAATGTCGAGGTGATCGGCTTCGGCTACGGTCCGTCGTCAGGCATCAAGAGCGGCGTCATCACCGATCTCGACAAGGCCGAGCAGGCCGTGCGCACCGTGGTCGGCATTGCCGAGCGCTCCGCCGGCGTCACCGTGCAGTCGGTGATCGTCAACGTCACCGCCGGACGGCTCGGGTCCGAGACGTTCTCGGCGGGCGTCAACCTGGGTGGCCAGGAAGTGGAACGGGCCGACATCCAGCGGGTGCTGCGCGCGGTGAACGAGCGGTCGGTCCGCCCGGAACGCTCGATCATCCATGCGCTGCCGATCGGCTATGCGCTCGACGGCCAGAAGGGGATCAAGGACCCCAAGAACATGGTCGGCGAGAAGCTGTCGATCGACGTCGCGGTGATCTCCGCCGAGACGCTGGCGATGCGCAATATCGAGCTGGTGCTGCACCGTTGCCACCTGCAGATCGAGGCGCTGATGGCGACGCCTTATGCGTCCGGCCTCGCGACCCTCGTCGACGACGAGAGCTCGCTGGGCGTCGCCTGCATCGACTTCGGCGGCGCCACCACCACGGTATCGGTATTCTCGGACGGCCAGTTGGTCTACGCCGATGCCATAGCCATCGGCGGGCACCACCTGACCCTCGATATCGCGCGCCACCTGTCGGTAGGAATCGCGGACGCGGAGCGGTTGAAGACCATGTACGGCTCGGTGCTGCCGGCGCAGACCGACGAGCGCGACATGATCGCCATCACGCCGGTGGGCGCCACCCGCGACGAAGCGCCGGGCCAGATTCCGCGCTCGCACATCACCCGCATCATCCGTCCGCGCGTCGAGGAAGTGCTGACTGCCATCAAGGATCGCATGCAGGCGACCGGCATGATGGACATCTGCGGCCGCCGATTCGTGCTGACAGGTGGAGCCAGCGAGCTCACCGGGCTGCCGGAAGTTGCGCGCCGGGTGCTGGCCCGCAACGTCCGCAACGGTCGGCCGATGGGAATCGCCGGTTTGCCGGAGATGGCCAAGGGGCCGGCATTCGCCACGGTTGCCGGCATGCTGATCTACCCCCAGGTCTGTGCGCAGGAATATGTGGAGCCGCATCGCTCGGTGCGCCTCACCGGCACCGACGGCTACTTCGCGCGCGTCGGCAACTGGCTACGCACCAGCTTCTGA
- a CDS encoding cell division protein FtsQ/DivIB, whose amino-acid sequence MQQVGAKSFANAQPVDPRYFPVPLPRPSRRALVKASHVWVLHKQIILRSFGALFALLLAFGVYQARDVIGAAGLTAYRFVQGEFAQAGFGIDAIEISGQTLTDDKDIITLLTVGTGNSTLTFDAQKAQARLEWLRAVKSATVRKVYPNKVIVSIVEKVPVVRWRVGDTTWLIDEAGRKIGTDISSYTDLPLVIGEGAADDAVAMVRILSRHQALQNQLAALSRIGDRRWDLIYRNGLRVQLPETGVAQALDQLDMYQADYALLDRDVTLIDLRVQGIVTLKPGEIAAAQIAEAKGKKPAKKPSGPVASSTASAPAAAGAPAVVAPVVPVTRTQ is encoded by the coding sequence TTGCAACAGGTAGGGGCCAAGAGTTTCGCCAACGCCCAGCCTGTCGATCCTCGCTATTTCCCCGTTCCCCTGCCGCGTCCCAGCCGTCGCGCCCTGGTCAAGGCCAGCCATGTCTGGGTGCTGCACAAGCAGATTATCCTTCGCAGTTTCGGCGCTCTCTTCGCACTGCTGCTGGCCTTCGGCGTCTACCAGGCGCGCGACGTCATCGGCGCGGCCGGCCTCACCGCCTATCGGTTCGTCCAGGGTGAGTTCGCCCAGGCCGGTTTCGGCATCGACGCCATCGAGATCAGCGGCCAGACGCTGACCGACGACAAGGACATCATTACCCTGCTGACGGTGGGGACAGGCAACTCGACGCTGACCTTCGATGCGCAGAAGGCGCAGGCGCGGCTCGAGTGGCTGCGCGCCGTCAAGTCGGCGACCGTCCGCAAGGTCTATCCCAACAAGGTCATCGTCTCGATCGTCGAGAAGGTGCCGGTGGTGCGCTGGCGGGTGGGCGATACCACCTGGCTGATCGACGAGGCCGGCAGGAAGATCGGCACCGACATCAGCTCGTATACCGATCTGCCGCTGGTGATCGGGGAGGGGGCTGCCGACGATGCCGTGGCGATGGTGCGCATCCTCAGCCGCCACCAGGCGCTGCAGAACCAGCTTGCCGCCCTGAGCCGGATCGGCGACCGCCGCTGGGACCTGATCTATCGCAACGGCCTCAGGGTGCAGCTGCCGGAAACCGGCGTCGCGCAGGCGCTCGACCAGCTCGACATGTACCAGGCCGACTACGCCCTGCTCGATCGCGACGTGACGCTGATCGACCTCAGGGTGCAGGGCATCGTGACGCTGAAGCCGGGTGAAATCGCCGCGGCCCAGATCGCCGAAGCCAAGGGCAAGAAGCCGGCCAAGAAGCCCTCCGGCCCCGTCGCCAGTTCCACCGCCTCCGCCCCTGCCGCTGCCGGGGCTCCCGCCGTTGTCGCTCCCGTCGTGCCTGTAACCCGGACTCAGTAA
- a CDS encoding D-alanine--D-alanine ligase, with protein sequence MTKHVAVLMGGISNERPVSISSGTECARALRNAGYNVTEVDVGYDVAEVLRELKPDVAFNALHGRYGEDGTIQGVLEFLRIPYTHSGVLASALAMDKHQAKIMFKAAGIPVTDHTIANRAEVARAHVMAPPYVVKPISDGSSFGVFIVKADQSHPPQELLREDWKSGEEVMVERYIPGRELTCAVMGDVALGVTEIVTDLSFYNYEAKYVKGGSRHVIPAEIQPKIYDKVQKMALKAHAALGCRGVSRSDFRYNDQAGPDGELVCLEINTQPGMTETSLVPEQARHAGHSFEELVAWMVEDASCNR encoded by the coding sequence ATGACCAAGCACGTCGCAGTCCTGATGGGCGGCATTTCGAATGAACGCCCGGTGTCGATTTCCTCGGGCACCGAATGTGCGCGGGCGTTGCGCAATGCCGGCTACAACGTCACCGAGGTCGACGTCGGCTATGACGTCGCCGAGGTGCTGCGCGAGCTGAAGCCCGACGTCGCCTTCAATGCACTGCATGGCCGCTATGGCGAGGATGGCACGATCCAGGGCGTGCTCGAATTCCTGCGCATTCCCTATACGCACTCGGGCGTCCTGGCTTCGGCGCTGGCGATGGACAAGCACCAGGCCAAGATCATGTTCAAGGCGGCCGGCATCCCGGTCACCGACCATACCATCGCCAACCGCGCCGAGGTCGCCCGCGCCCACGTCATGGCGCCTCCTTATGTGGTGAAGCCGATCTCGGATGGCTCGAGCTTCGGGGTGTTCATCGTCAAGGCCGACCAGTCGCATCCGCCGCAGGAGCTGCTGCGCGAGGATTGGAAGTCCGGCGAAGAGGTGATGGTCGAGCGCTATATCCCCGGTCGGGAGCTCACCTGTGCGGTGATGGGCGACGTGGCGCTCGGGGTGACCGAGATCGTCACCGACCTCAGCTTCTACAATTATGAGGCAAAGTACGTCAAAGGCGGCTCCCGCCACGTCATTCCCGCGGAAATTCAACCGAAAATTTACGACAAAGTGCAGAAGATGGCGCTTAAGGCGCATGCTGCGCTTGGGTGCCGGGGCGTGTCGCGGAGTGACTTCCGCTACAACGACCAGGCAGGGCCGGACGGCGAGCTCGTCTGCCTCGAGATCAACACCCAGCCAGGCATGACCGAAACGTCACTGGTTCCCGAACAGGCCCGCCATGCCGGCCACTCGTTCGAGGAGCTGGTTGCCTGGATGGTGGAGGATGCGAGTTGCAACAGGTAG
- the murB gene encoding UDP-N-acetylmuramate dehydrogenase — MNVHVPQWPDLIPTFGNWTAEVRGQLIPNQPLDEMTTLRVGGPAQLFFRPVDEDDLAFFLKHLPAEIRVTVIGLGSNLLIRDGGLDGVVIRLPAKGFGAIDILDGHRVRAGAAVPDVKVATASAEAGIDGLWFYRGIPGGIGGALYMNAGCYGTETRNRMVELRAVTRQGEIITLSNAEMGYLYRKSNGPRGAVFTSAVYQGFAGDPEKILTEMRTVTERRESTQPTRARTAGSTFKNPEGHSSWKVIDEAGGRGFTFGRAQMSEMHSNFLINMGEADAFEVETVGETIRQKVRDKHGIELKWEVRRMGHFLPGREVREFMDGAPFTGAV, encoded by the coding sequence ATGAACGTGCACGTGCCGCAGTGGCCTGACCTGATTCCGACGTTCGGCAACTGGACCGCCGAGGTGCGCGGCCAGTTGATCCCCAACCAGCCCCTCGACGAGATGACGACGCTGCGGGTAGGGGGCCCGGCCCAGCTGTTCTTCCGCCCGGTCGACGAAGACGACCTGGCCTTCTTCCTGAAACACCTGCCGGCCGAGATCCGCGTCACGGTGATCGGGCTCGGCTCGAACCTTCTGATCCGCGACGGCGGCCTCGATGGCGTGGTGATCCGACTGCCGGCCAAGGGCTTCGGCGCCATCGACATCCTCGACGGGCATCGGGTGCGCGCCGGCGCGGCGGTGCCGGACGTGAAAGTGGCGACCGCTTCGGCCGAGGCGGGCATCGACGGGCTGTGGTTCTACCGCGGCATCCCCGGCGGCATCGGCGGGGCGCTCTACATGAATGCCGGCTGCTACGGCACCGAGACGCGCAACCGTATGGTCGAGCTGCGCGCCGTGACCCGGCAGGGCGAGATCATCACGCTCAGCAACGCCGAGATGGGCTATCTCTACCGCAAGTCGAACGGGCCGCGCGGCGCGGTGTTCACCTCGGCGGTCTACCAGGGGTTTGCCGGTGACCCCGAGAAGATCCTCACCGAGATGCGCACCGTCACCGAACGGCGCGAGAGCACGCAGCCGACCCGCGCCAGGACCGCCGGCTCGACCTTCAAGAACCCCGAGGGGCATTCGAGCTGGAAGGTGATCGACGAGGCCGGCGGCCGCGGCTTCACCTTCGGTCGCGCCCAGATGAGCGAGATGCACTCCAACTTCCTCATCAACATGGGCGAAGCCGATGCGTTCGAGGTCGAGACCGTCGGCGAGACGATCCGCCAGAAGGTGCGCGACAAGCACGGCATCGAGCTCAAATGGGAAGTGCGCCGCATGGGGCATTTCCTGCCCGGGCGGGAGGTCCGCGAGTTCATGGACGGGGCGCCGTTCACGGGAGCCGTTTAG
- the murC gene encoding UDP-N-acetylmuramate--L-alanine ligase, translating into MKMPRNIGPVHFVGIGGIGMSGIAEILHNQGYKVRGSDSAENPNVQRLRKMGIEVEIGQSAENLKDAAVVVISSAIKKGNPELAAARARGLPVVRRAEMLAEIMRFKNAIAIGGTHGKTTTTTLVATLLDAANYDPTVINGGIINAYGTNARLGDGEWMVVEADESDGTFVKLPADVAIVTNVDPEHLDYYGDFDKVKQAFINFVENVPFYGFAVMCLDHPEVQALVGQIRDRRVITYGRNPQADVRLVDLENRDGVQHFSVEIRDRIRMTHLRIDGLELPMPGEHNALNATAAIAVADQLKVPAEAIRKGLKNFSGVKRRFTKTGTVGGITVIDDYGHHPVEIGAVLKAARQSTRRDVIAVVQPHRYSRVHDLFNEFATCFNDADTVIVAPIYAAGEAPIDGVTHEELVARIRARGHRDARVIDRPEALAPLIASRAAEGDYVVMLGAGNITQWAASLPAELGALIGKEPELT; encoded by the coding sequence ATGAAGATGCCGCGCAATATCGGACCGGTGCACTTCGTCGGCATCGGCGGCATCGGCATGAGCGGCATTGCCGAGATTCTGCACAACCAGGGCTACAAGGTCCGCGGCTCGGACAGCGCCGAGAACCCCAATGTGCAGCGCTTGCGCAAGATGGGCATCGAGGTGGAGATCGGCCAGAGCGCCGAGAACCTCAAGGACGCTGCCGTCGTCGTGATCTCCTCGGCGATCAAGAAGGGTAACCCCGAGCTGGCTGCCGCGCGGGCGCGCGGCCTGCCGGTGGTGCGCCGCGCCGAGATGCTGGCCGAGATCATGCGGTTCAAGAATGCCATCGCCATCGGCGGCACGCACGGCAAGACCACCACCACGACGCTGGTGGCGACCCTGCTCGATGCGGCGAACTACGACCCCACCGTGATCAATGGCGGCATCATCAACGCCTATGGCACTAATGCCCGCCTCGGCGACGGCGAATGGATGGTGGTCGAAGCCGACGAATCCGACGGCACTTTCGTCAAGCTGCCGGCCGACGTCGCGATCGTCACCAATGTCGATCCCGAGCATCTCGACTATTACGGCGACTTCGACAAGGTGAAGCAGGCCTTCATCAACTTCGTTGAGAACGTGCCGTTTTATGGCTTTGCCGTGATGTGCCTCGACCACCCCGAAGTCCAGGCGCTGGTCGGCCAGATTCGCGATCGCCGTGTCATCACCTATGGCCGCAACCCGCAGGCCGACGTGCGGCTGGTCGATCTCGAGAACCGCGACGGAGTGCAGCATTTCTCGGTCGAGATCCGCGACCGCATCCGCATGACGCACCTCAGGATCGATGGGCTCGAGCTGCCGATGCCGGGCGAGCACAATGCCCTCAACGCCACGGCGGCAATCGCCGTCGCCGACCAGCTCAAGGTGCCGGCGGAGGCGATCCGCAAGGGGCTGAAGAACTTCTCGGGCGTGAAGCGGCGGTTCACCAAGACCGGCACCGTCGGCGGCATCACCGTCATCGACGACTATGGCCACCACCCGGTGGAGATCGGCGCGGTGCTGAAGGCGGCCCGGCAATCGACCCGGCGCGACGTCATCGCCGTGGTGCAGCCGCATCGCTATTCGCGCGTCCACGACCTGTTCAACGAGTTCGCCACCTGTTTCAACGACGCCGACACGGTGATCGTGGCGCCGATCTATGCGGCCGGCGAAGCGCCGATCGATGGGGTGACGCACGAGGAACTGGTGGCGCGCATCCGGGCGCGCGGTCATCGCGACGCCCGGGTCATCGACCGGCCGGAAGCCCTCGCGCCGCTGATCGCCTCGCGCGCGGCCGAAGGCGACTATGTGGTCATGCTGGGCGCCGGCAACATCACGCAGTGGGCGGCGTCGCTGCCGGCCGAACTTGGCGCCCTGATCGGCAAGGAGCCTGAGCTCACATGA
- the murG gene encoding undecaprenyldiphospho-muramoylpentapeptide beta-N-acetylglucosaminyltransferase, with product MSRFVLMAGGTGGHLFPAMALAQELRRRGHDIQLMTDHRVASYGDGFPASATHIVPSATPSVRDPVRFVTAGLKILGGIGVAHGTLGRVKPDAVIGFGGYPVFPPFVAASLRGIPGILHEQNAVMGRANRALAKRAKLIALSFARTLKAEAFADKSVLVGNPVRDRVRNVAKVPYPDLEPGGSIRLLVFGGSQGARVFADLVPPAIAELPSEIRARLRVVQQCRAEDLDRVAETYRQAKVNVELAAFFDDLPERMAASHLVVSRSGASTIAELTAIGRPAILVPLPGAIDADQKNNALVMEAAGGGWIAEQATLTPLSLGTRLASLLGDRDVLQRAAAAARLLGQPDAVTKLADAAERLAAKGNKPT from the coding sequence ATGAGCAGATTCGTCCTTATGGCCGGCGGTACGGGAGGCCATCTCTTCCCGGCAATGGCGTTGGCGCAGGAACTGCGCCGGCGTGGTCACGACATCCAACTGATGACCGATCATCGGGTCGCCTCCTACGGCGACGGCTTTCCCGCCAGCGCCACCCATATCGTGCCGTCGGCGACGCCCTCGGTGCGCGACCCGGTGCGGTTCGTCACGGCCGGCCTCAAGATCCTGGGCGGCATCGGCGTCGCCCATGGCACGCTGGGGCGGGTGAAGCCCGACGCAGTGATCGGCTTCGGCGGCTATCCGGTGTTCCCACCGTTCGTTGCGGCGAGCCTGCGGGGGATCCCGGGCATCCTGCATGAGCAGAACGCGGTGATGGGACGCGCCAACCGGGCGCTGGCGAAGCGGGCGAAGCTGATCGCGCTGAGCTTTGCGCGCACCCTCAAGGCCGAGGCCTTTGCCGACAAGTCCGTGCTGGTCGGCAATCCGGTGCGCGATCGGGTGCGCAACGTCGCCAAGGTGCCGTATCCCGATCTCGAGCCAGGCGGCTCGATCCGGCTCCTGGTATTCGGCGGCAGCCAGGGCGCCCGGGTGTTCGCCGACCTAGTGCCGCCGGCCATTGCCGAGCTGCCGTCCGAGATTCGCGCCCGCCTGCGGGTGGTGCAGCAGTGCCGGGCCGAGGATCTCGACCGGGTGGCCGAGACCTACCGGCAGGCCAAGGTGAATGTCGAGCTGGCCGCGTTTTTCGACGATCTGCCCGAACGCATGGCCGCCTCGCATCTCGTCGTCTCGCGCTCCGGCGCTTCGACCATAGCCGAACTCACCGCCATCGGGCGGCCGGCCATCCTCGTGCCGCTGCCCGGCGCGATCGACGCCGACCAGAAGAACAACGCGCTGGTGATGGAGGCGGCTGGCGGCGGCTGGATCGCCGAGCAGGCCACGCTTACGCCACTATCGCTTGGCACTCGCTTGGCATCACTTCTGGGTGACCGGGATGTGCTGCAGCGGGCCGCCGCCGCCGCCAGGCTGCTGGGTCAGCCCGACGCCGTCACCAAGCTCGCCGACGCGGCCGAACGCCTCGCGGCCAAGGGGAACAAACCAACATGA